One window of the Octopus sinensis linkage group LG9, ASM634580v1, whole genome shotgun sequence genome contains the following:
- the LOC115215652 gene encoding E3 ubiquitin-protein ligase RNF126 isoform X3: MAEAAFESQPRLNRFYCHSCSAEISPNLPDFTCPRCENGFVEEITEDFSNTPRTTPSQQDQDSVSYVLDFWENVRNHALRPRETQQQDRDDDGSERRSNGRRRHTQRDRPQFYDIERLLLQFISPLQQEMPNAGMLNIFPLHANPGDYAWGAGGLDSVISQLMNQIDGAGIPPAEKDKIDALALTEIKKEQVAVLFYLQLL, from the exons ATGGCGGAGGCAGCGTTTGAAAGCCAACCTAGGTTGAACAGATTTTATTGTCATTCCTGCTCAGCTGAAATCAGTCCAAATCTACCT gaTTTCACATGTCCCCGCTGTGAAAATGGATTTGTAGAAGAAATTACAGA agaTTTTTCCAACACACCAAGAACTACGCCTTCACAACAAGATCAAGATTCTGTAAGCTATGTTTTAGAT ttcTGGGAAAATGTTAGAAATCATGCTCTTCGCCCAAGAGAAACTCAACAGCAAGAcagagatgatgatggtagtgaacGACGAAGTAATGGTAGGCGTCGGCATACTCAAAGAGATAGACCTCAGTTTTACGATATAGAAAg gcTATTATTGCAATTTATTAGTCCTTTGCAACAAGAAATGCCAAATGCTGGAATGTT aAACATATTTCCTCTTCATGCAAACCCTGGGGACTATGCATGGGGTGCCGGTGGATTAGATTCTGTTATAAGCCAG TTGATGAATCAAATTGATGGAGCAGGTATCCCTCCAGCTGAGAAAGACAAAATAGATGCTCTTGCTCTGACTGAGATAAAGAAAGAACAAGTTG